In Juglans microcarpa x Juglans regia isolate MS1-56 chromosome 8D, Jm3101_v1.0, whole genome shotgun sequence, the following are encoded in one genomic region:
- the LOC121241886 gene encoding leucine-rich repeat receptor protein kinase HPCA1-like isoform X1: MCRKSIGMKLQLLFLVLFLSGIHFIYSLTDPQDVAVLNALKDEWKNTPPSWGHSEDPCGSPSWEGITCNNISRVTALKLSTMDLEGKLEGDIGELTELTSLDLSFNRRLTGSLSPRLGDLKKLTILLLAGCSFSGDIPDELGNLSELYFLALNSNNLTGKIPPSLGKLSKLYWLDIADNMLTGPLPISTSMAPGLDLLLKAKHFHFNKNKLSGPIPGKLFSSNMKLIHILFNGNQLSGSIPPTLGLVQSLEVLRLDRNALTGSVPNLSNLTNIVELNLAKNNLTGALPDLTQMKNLNYLDLSNNSFEPSEAPTWFSALSSVTTLIMEYGSLQGSVPQDLFSFPQIQQVKLRNNKFNDTLDMGENISPQLKLVDLQNNHISSVTLSNNYRNTLILVGNPVCPSTILEDSYCQQNQKPTNYSTSLARCASTLCPLNQKCNPQSCECAYPYKGTLYFRGPLFRELSNVTVFRLLEISLWVNLSLLPGSVYIQDARFNSDDYLQMQLALFPSIGKYFNRSEIQRIGFSLTYQAHKLPHMFGPYYFVAYPYAFPAKRGKTYISTGVIVGIGICCAILVLGLLGVGIYAIRQKKRAEEAIGSSEPFATWASSGNDSIGAPQLKGARLFSYDELQTCTNNFAERNVIGSGGYGQVYRGMLSDGQVVAIKRAPQGSMQGALEFKTEIELLSRVHHKNLVGLVGFCFEQGEQMLVYEFMPNGTIRDSLSGKSGIYLDWKRRLHVALGSARGLAYLHELANPPIIHRDVKSTNILLDENLTAKVGDFGLSKLVSDALTCHVSTQVKGTMGYLDPEYYQTQQLTVKSDVYSFGVFMLELLTAKRPIEKRKFIVRQVRTMMNKDDEEHYGLWDMIDSSIRDTTNLIGLGQFLEISMQSVEDLPEDRPTMSEVVKALETILQNDGVATNTSTTDFGASTHASKHPYNNPWPEKDASSIHAFDYSGAYSVSTRVLEPK; the protein is encoded by the exons GAAATTATCAACGATGGACCTTGAAGGGAAGCTTGAAGGTGACATTGGGGAACTCACTGAATTGACATCATT GGACCTATCATTTAACCGCAGGCTCACAGGTTCCCTCTCTCCACGGCTAGGGGATTTGAAAAAGCTAACTATCCT ACTCCTAGCTGGTTGCAGCTTCAGTGGTGACATTCCAGATGAATTGGGAAATCTTTCAGAACTCTACTTCTT GGCTCTCAATTCAAACAACTTAACTGGAAAGATACCTCCATCTTTGGGTAAACTCTCCAAACTCTACTGGCTAGACATCGCGGATAATATGTTGACAGGACCTCTCCCGATATCAACCTCCATGGCCCCAGGCTTGGACCTTCTTTTAAAGGCTAAACACtt CCACTTCAATAAGAACAAGCTTTCAGGTCCCATTCCAGGCAAACTATTCAGCTCTAATATGAAATTGATACACAT ATTATTTAATGGAAATCAACTTTCTGGAAGTATCCCGCCAACATTAGGACTTGTACAAAGTCTTGAAGTTCT TCGGCTTGACAGAAATGCTCTGACAGGAAGTGTCCCAAATCTCAGCAACCTAACAAATATCGTTGAATT GAATTTAGCGAAAAATAATCTGACTGGCGCTTTGCCGGACTTAACTCAAATGAAGAATCTCAATTACTT GGACCTTAGTAATAACTCATTTGAGCCATCAGAAGCTCCAACGTGGTTCTCAGCCTTATCATCAGTCACCACACT GATTATGGAATATGGATCACTTCAAGGGTCTGTACCACAAGATCTGTTTAGCTTTCCACAAATACAGCAAGT GAAATTGAGAAACAACAAATTTAACGACACATTGGACATGGGTGAAAACATCAGCCCACAACTAAAGCTTGTTGATTTACAAAACAACCACATTTCTTCTGTAACTTTGAGCAATAATTACCGTAATACCTTAAT ACTAGTAGGAAACCCAGTGTGTCCCTCTACTATCTTGGAGGATTCTTATTGCCAGCAAAATCAAAAACCAACAAACTATTCTACTAGCCTGGCTAGATGTGCAAGTACATTATGTCCTCTTAATCAAAAGTGCAACCCTCAAAGTTGTGAATGTGCCTATCCATATAAAGGGACATTATATTTTAGAGGACCCCTTTTCAGGGAATTGTCCAATGTAACTGTATTTCGTTTACTGGAAATTAGCTTGTGGGTGAACCTGAGTCTCCTTCCGGGTTCAGTTTATATTCAAGATGCCAGATTCAATTCTGATGACTATCTTCAAATGCAATTGGCACTCTTTCCATCAATCGGAAAATACTTTAATCGATCAGAGATTCAGAGAATTGGGTTCTCCTTGACTTATCAAGCACATAAGCTACCTCATATGTTTGGACCCTATTATTTCGTGGCATATCCTTATGCTTTCCCAG CCAAACGTGGAAAAACTTATATTAGCACTGGTGTAATAGTTGGGATAGGAATTTGTTGTGCCATTTTGGTATTGGGGCTCCTGGGAGTAGGGATATATGCCATTCGACAAAAGAAACGTGCAGAAGAAGCCATTGGATCAAGTGAACCGTTTG CTACTTGGGCATCAAGTGGCAATGATAGCATTGGTGCACCACAGTTAAAAGGTGCAAGATTGTTCTCTTATGATGAACTCCAAACGTGCACCAATAATTTTGCTGAGAGAAATGTGATAGGTTCTGGAGGGTATGGCCAG GTTTATAGAGGGATGCTTTCTGATGGACAAGTTGTTGCTATCAAAAGAGCTCCACAAGGATCAATGCAGGGTGCACTTGAGTTCAAGACTGAAATTGAATTACTTTCCCGAGTTCATCACAAGAATCTTGTTGGTCTTGTCGGTTTTTGTTTCGAACAAGGAGAGCAGATGCTGGTCTACGAATTTATGCCTAATGGAACAATTAGAGATAGCTTGTCAG GAAAATCTGGCATTTATCTTGATTGGAAGAGAAGACTCCACGTTGCTCTTGGTTCAGCCAGAGGATTAGCTTACCTACATGAGCTTGCTAATCCTCCTATCATCCATAGAGATGTTAAGTCCACAAATATTCTGTTGGATGAAAATTTGACCGCAAAGGTTGGAGATTTTGGCTTGTCTAAGCTAGTATCAGATGCTTTGACGTGCCATGTTTCAACTCAAGTCAAAGGCACGATG GGTTATCTCGATCCTGAATATTACCAGACTCAACAGTTAACTGTGAAGAGTGATGTTTACAGCTTTGGAGTATTTATGCTTGAATTGCTAACAGCCAAGCGACCGATTGAGAAAAGAAAGTTCATTGTCCGTCAAGTAAGAACAATGATGAACAAGGACGATGAAGAGCACTATGGCTTGTGGGATATGATTGATTCATCCATTAGAGACACAACAAATCTTATAGGGCTTGGGCAATTCTTGGAAATTAGTATGCAAAGCGTTGAAGATTTACCTGAAGACCGTCCAACAATGAGTGAAGTAGTAAAGGCACTGGAAACTATATTACAGAACGATGGGGTGGCTACAAACACATCTACAACTGACTTTGGAGCTTCAACGCATGCTTCTAAGCATCCTTACAATAATCCTTGGCCCGAAAAGGATGCTAGCAGCATTCATGCTTTTGATTATAGTGGTGCATACAGTGTCTCAACAAGAGTACTTGAACCCAAGTAG
- the LOC121241886 gene encoding leucine-rich repeat receptor protein kinase HPCA1-like isoform X2 encodes MDLEGKLEGDIGELTELTSLDLSFNRRLTGSLSPRLGDLKKLTILLLAGCSFSGDIPDELGNLSELYFLALNSNNLTGKIPPSLGKLSKLYWLDIADNMLTGPLPISTSMAPGLDLLLKAKHFHFNKNKLSGPIPGKLFSSNMKLIHILFNGNQLSGSIPPTLGLVQSLEVLRLDRNALTGSVPNLSNLTNIVELNLAKNNLTGALPDLTQMKNLNYLDLSNNSFEPSEAPTWFSALSSVTTLIMEYGSLQGSVPQDLFSFPQIQQVKLRNNKFNDTLDMGENISPQLKLVDLQNNHISSVTLSNNYRNTLILVGNPVCPSTILEDSYCQQNQKPTNYSTSLARCASTLCPLNQKCNPQSCECAYPYKGTLYFRGPLFRELSNVTVFRLLEISLWVNLSLLPGSVYIQDARFNSDDYLQMQLALFPSIGKYFNRSEIQRIGFSLTYQAHKLPHMFGPYYFVAYPYAFPAKRGKTYISTGVIVGIGICCAILVLGLLGVGIYAIRQKKRAEEAIGSSEPFATWASSGNDSIGAPQLKGARLFSYDELQTCTNNFAERNVIGSGGYGQVYRGMLSDGQVVAIKRAPQGSMQGALEFKTEIELLSRVHHKNLVGLVGFCFEQGEQMLVYEFMPNGTIRDSLSGKSGIYLDWKRRLHVALGSARGLAYLHELANPPIIHRDVKSTNILLDENLTAKVGDFGLSKLVSDALTCHVSTQVKGTMGYLDPEYYQTQQLTVKSDVYSFGVFMLELLTAKRPIEKRKFIVRQVRTMMNKDDEEHYGLWDMIDSSIRDTTNLIGLGQFLEISMQSVEDLPEDRPTMSEVVKALETILQNDGVATNTSTTDFGASTHASKHPYNNPWPEKDASSIHAFDYSGAYSVSTRVLEPK; translated from the exons ATGGACCTTGAAGGGAAGCTTGAAGGTGACATTGGGGAACTCACTGAATTGACATCATT GGACCTATCATTTAACCGCAGGCTCACAGGTTCCCTCTCTCCACGGCTAGGGGATTTGAAAAAGCTAACTATCCT ACTCCTAGCTGGTTGCAGCTTCAGTGGTGACATTCCAGATGAATTGGGAAATCTTTCAGAACTCTACTTCTT GGCTCTCAATTCAAACAACTTAACTGGAAAGATACCTCCATCTTTGGGTAAACTCTCCAAACTCTACTGGCTAGACATCGCGGATAATATGTTGACAGGACCTCTCCCGATATCAACCTCCATGGCCCCAGGCTTGGACCTTCTTTTAAAGGCTAAACACtt CCACTTCAATAAGAACAAGCTTTCAGGTCCCATTCCAGGCAAACTATTCAGCTCTAATATGAAATTGATACACAT ATTATTTAATGGAAATCAACTTTCTGGAAGTATCCCGCCAACATTAGGACTTGTACAAAGTCTTGAAGTTCT TCGGCTTGACAGAAATGCTCTGACAGGAAGTGTCCCAAATCTCAGCAACCTAACAAATATCGTTGAATT GAATTTAGCGAAAAATAATCTGACTGGCGCTTTGCCGGACTTAACTCAAATGAAGAATCTCAATTACTT GGACCTTAGTAATAACTCATTTGAGCCATCAGAAGCTCCAACGTGGTTCTCAGCCTTATCATCAGTCACCACACT GATTATGGAATATGGATCACTTCAAGGGTCTGTACCACAAGATCTGTTTAGCTTTCCACAAATACAGCAAGT GAAATTGAGAAACAACAAATTTAACGACACATTGGACATGGGTGAAAACATCAGCCCACAACTAAAGCTTGTTGATTTACAAAACAACCACATTTCTTCTGTAACTTTGAGCAATAATTACCGTAATACCTTAAT ACTAGTAGGAAACCCAGTGTGTCCCTCTACTATCTTGGAGGATTCTTATTGCCAGCAAAATCAAAAACCAACAAACTATTCTACTAGCCTGGCTAGATGTGCAAGTACATTATGTCCTCTTAATCAAAAGTGCAACCCTCAAAGTTGTGAATGTGCCTATCCATATAAAGGGACATTATATTTTAGAGGACCCCTTTTCAGGGAATTGTCCAATGTAACTGTATTTCGTTTACTGGAAATTAGCTTGTGGGTGAACCTGAGTCTCCTTCCGGGTTCAGTTTATATTCAAGATGCCAGATTCAATTCTGATGACTATCTTCAAATGCAATTGGCACTCTTTCCATCAATCGGAAAATACTTTAATCGATCAGAGATTCAGAGAATTGGGTTCTCCTTGACTTATCAAGCACATAAGCTACCTCATATGTTTGGACCCTATTATTTCGTGGCATATCCTTATGCTTTCCCAG CCAAACGTGGAAAAACTTATATTAGCACTGGTGTAATAGTTGGGATAGGAATTTGTTGTGCCATTTTGGTATTGGGGCTCCTGGGAGTAGGGATATATGCCATTCGACAAAAGAAACGTGCAGAAGAAGCCATTGGATCAAGTGAACCGTTTG CTACTTGGGCATCAAGTGGCAATGATAGCATTGGTGCACCACAGTTAAAAGGTGCAAGATTGTTCTCTTATGATGAACTCCAAACGTGCACCAATAATTTTGCTGAGAGAAATGTGATAGGTTCTGGAGGGTATGGCCAG GTTTATAGAGGGATGCTTTCTGATGGACAAGTTGTTGCTATCAAAAGAGCTCCACAAGGATCAATGCAGGGTGCACTTGAGTTCAAGACTGAAATTGAATTACTTTCCCGAGTTCATCACAAGAATCTTGTTGGTCTTGTCGGTTTTTGTTTCGAACAAGGAGAGCAGATGCTGGTCTACGAATTTATGCCTAATGGAACAATTAGAGATAGCTTGTCAG GAAAATCTGGCATTTATCTTGATTGGAAGAGAAGACTCCACGTTGCTCTTGGTTCAGCCAGAGGATTAGCTTACCTACATGAGCTTGCTAATCCTCCTATCATCCATAGAGATGTTAAGTCCACAAATATTCTGTTGGATGAAAATTTGACCGCAAAGGTTGGAGATTTTGGCTTGTCTAAGCTAGTATCAGATGCTTTGACGTGCCATGTTTCAACTCAAGTCAAAGGCACGATG GGTTATCTCGATCCTGAATATTACCAGACTCAACAGTTAACTGTGAAGAGTGATGTTTACAGCTTTGGAGTATTTATGCTTGAATTGCTAACAGCCAAGCGACCGATTGAGAAAAGAAAGTTCATTGTCCGTCAAGTAAGAACAATGATGAACAAGGACGATGAAGAGCACTATGGCTTGTGGGATATGATTGATTCATCCATTAGAGACACAACAAATCTTATAGGGCTTGGGCAATTCTTGGAAATTAGTATGCAAAGCGTTGAAGATTTACCTGAAGACCGTCCAACAATGAGTGAAGTAGTAAAGGCACTGGAAACTATATTACAGAACGATGGGGTGGCTACAAACACATCTACAACTGACTTTGGAGCTTCAACGCATGCTTCTAAGCATCCTTACAATAATCCTTGGCCCGAAAAGGATGCTAGCAGCATTCATGCTTTTGATTATAGTGGTGCATACAGTGTCTCAACAAGAGTACTTGAACCCAAGTAG